In Malus sylvestris chromosome 16, drMalSylv7.2, whole genome shotgun sequence, the following are encoded in one genomic region:
- the LOC126607718 gene encoding uncharacterized protein LOC126607718: MASAGDEDNDAVLSDVESDDPVPIATKTPSPDEISPERFRELIAELDRERQAREVVENSKSDLQVQFNRLKALAHEAIKKREEWGRQRDEALREKEEACRTNEQVTAELAESNRAKEEALQQREEIAKQFEEAVKERDGLRAEIGNSTHMLMSGMDKISGKVSNFKNFGGAGLPRSHKYTGFPAVAYGVIKRANEIVEELVRQIDTAVKSRNETREQMDQRNYEIAIEISQLEATIGGLRDEVAKKASAVENLEKSIAEKSGKVSDIEKEMVEKLSKAESEVSQLKQLVGEYDDKLMDLDSKTEVQRGLLFDQLNLVSKIHDRLYNVIGIVDAHNLDQSEFSESLFVPQETDIEENIRATLAGMESIYELSRIVVEKTRDLSEEKNREIKHLDETVNRLVEEKEQIGSLLRSALSKRITSSPSSKTNELFQAAENGLREAGIDFKFSKHAGDDNVDIETEEDEIYALAGALENIVKAAQLEIIDLQHALEELRAELSLLKQHVEAQAKELDHRMHRIEELEEKERIANESVEGLMMDIAAAEEEIARWKAAAEQEAAAGTGVEQEFVAQLLTLKKELEEAKQAIVESEKKLKFKEETANAAMAARDAAEKSLKLADLRATRLRDRLEELTRQLEEIENREDSRRGLSGPRYVCWPWQWLGLDFVGVSRTDTQQESTSNEMELSEPLL, from the exons ATGGCAAGCGCCGGCGACGAGGACAACGATGCGGTGCTCAGTGACGTGGAGAGCGATGATCCGGTGCCGATCGCGACAAAGACTCCGTCGCCCGACGAGATTTCACCGGAGCGGTTCCGCGAGCTGATCGCCGAGCTGGACCGCGAGCGGCAAGCTCGCGAGGTGGTGGAGAATTCGAAGTCGGATTTGCAGGTTCAGTTTAACCGGCTGAAGGCTCTGGCGCACGAGGCGATAAAGAAGCGGGAAGAGTGGGGGAGGCAGAGGGACGAGGCGCTGCGTGAAAAGGAAGAAGCTTGTAGAACCAACGAGCAGGTCACGGCGGAGTTGGCGGAGTCGAATAGGGCGAAAGAGGAGGCGTTACAGCAGAGGGAGGAGATTGCGAAGCAATTCGAGGAGGCGGTGAAGGAGAGGGACGGTTTGAGGGCTGAGATTGGGAATTCGACTCATATGCTCATGTCTGGAATGGACAAGATATCGGGGAAAGTTAGCAATTTCAAGAATTTTGGGGGTGCGGGATTGCCAAGGTCGCACAAATACACGGGATTTCCCGCGGTTGCCTACGGAGTGATTAAGCGGGCGAATGAGATTGTGGAAGAGCTTGTGAGGCAGATTGATACTGCAGTGAAGTCTAGGAATGAAACTAGAGAGCAGATGGATCAGAGAAATTATGAAATTGCCATTGAAATTTCTCAGCTGGAGGCCACGATCGGCGGTTTGAGAGATGAGGTTGCGAAGAAGGCATCCGCAGTTGAGAATTTGGAGAAGAGCATTGCGGAAAAGAGTGGGAAAGTTTCGGATATTGAGAAGGAGATGGTGGAAAAGTTGAGTAAGGCTGAGAGTGAGGTTTCCCAGTTGAAGCAGTTGGTTGGAGAGTATGATGATAAGTTGATGGATTTGGACTCAAAAACAGAAGTGCAGAGGGGGTTACTCTTTGATCAGTTGAATCTGGTTTCAAAAATACATGACCGGCTATATAATGTTATCGGAATCGTTGATGCCCATAATTTGGATCAGTCAGAGTTTTCCGAGTCCCTGTTTGTTCCTCAGGAAACGGACATAGAGGAGAACATACGTGCAACTTTGGCTGGGATGGAATCCATTTATGAATTAAGCAGGATTGTTGTCGAGAAGACAAGGGATTTGTCTGAGGAAAAGAATCGTGAGATAAAGCATTTGGATGAAACAGTGAATCGGTTAGTTGAAGAGAAAGAACAAATTGGATCGTTACTTAGGAGTGCATTGTCCAAGAGGATCACATCCAGTCCATCATCTAAGACAAATGAATTGTTTCAGGCTGCAGAAAATGGTTTAAGGGAGGCTGGGATAGATTTCAAGTTTAGTAAGCATGCTGGGGATGACAATGTGGATATCGAGACGGAGGAGGATGAAATATACGCATTA GCGGGGGCTTTGGAGAACATTGTTAAGGCAGCTCAGCTTGAGATCATTGACCTGCAACATGCTTTGGAGGAATTAAG GGCAGAGTTGAGTCTACTCAAACAGCATGTTGAGGCTCAAGCTAAGGAGCTCGACCACAGAATGCACAGAATCGAGGAACTTGAAGAGAAGGAGAGAATAGCAAATGAAAGT GTTGAAGGGCTAATGATGGACATTGCTGCCGCTGAAGAAGAAATTGCAAGATGGAAAGCTGCAGCAGAGCAAGAAGCTGCTGCGGGCACAGGTGTAGAACAAGAATTTGTGGCACAG TTGTTGACACTTAAGAAGGAACTTGAAGAGGCTAAGCAGGCAATTGTGGAATCAGAGAAGAAACTCAAGTTCAAAGAAGAGACAGCCAATGCTGCCATGGCAGCTAGAGATGCTGCTGAGAAATCATTGAAATTGGCAGACTTGAGGGCAACCAGGCTCCGGGATAGATTAGAGGAGCTTACACGTCAGCTtgaagaaattgaaaatcgGGAAGACTCAAGAAGGGGACTGAGTGGACCTAGATATGTATGCTGGCCGTGGCAGTGGCTTGGGCTGGACTTTGTAGGTGTCAGTCGCACCGACACACAACAAGAGAGTACTTCAAATGAAATGGAGCTCTCCGAACCTCTTCTATGA